A stretch of the Rhinoderma darwinii isolate aRhiDar2 chromosome 3, aRhiDar2.hap1, whole genome shotgun sequence genome encodes the following:
- the PMCH gene encoding pro-MCH has product MVRMISLGYPLIISLSILSQGFLFSLSKSIRKAENDVLLDTIALRKALRNEDTIYKSSTNPQDQYSMDEGEEERSRKSAASENTYFSHDVLPLNVGGKQIPFSALKSSSQNSENGNENVELTHERRDLGEEENAAKFPIGRRDFDMLRCMLGRVYRPCWQI; this is encoded by the exons ATGGTAAGAATGATTAGCCTAGGCTATCCACTAATAATATCTTTATCCATTCTATCCCAAGGCTTCCTGTTTTCCTTGTCAAAGTCTATTCGAAAAGCAGAGAATGACGTCTTACTAGATACAATTGCTCTAAGGAAAGCATTAAGGAATGAAGACACAATATACAAATCCTCAACTAACCCGCAGGACCAGTACTCTATGGATGAAGGAGAAGAGGAAAGAAGCAGAAAG AGTGCAGCGTCTGAAAACACTTACTTCAGCCATGATGTTCTACCATTAAATGTTGGTGGGAAACAGATCCCATTTTCGGCACTTAAAAGCTCATCCCAAAATTCAGAGAACGGAAATGAGAATGTTGAGCTAACACATGAAAGAAGAGATCTTGGGGAAGAAGAAAATGCTGCAAAGTTTCCAATCGGGAGAAGAGACTTTGATA TGCTCCGATGCATGCTGGGAAGAGTTTATCGACCTTGCTGGCAGATCTGA